Proteins encoded within one genomic window of Anopheles gambiae chromosome 3, idAnoGambNW_F1_1, whole genome shotgun sequence:
- the LOC4577701 gene encoding hexamerin-1.1-like yields the protein MQRAGYWLVVLGTVLSFCHGTYVPITQAKVDGLPVKYADKEFLVKQKFFFEILRHLHQPIAFEEYLPYTSRWVTDPSKYTNYTEVAEFIQTYEQGVLKKGQIFTIYNYWYAKETVQLYRFFENAIDWDTYYKNVVWARANLNEGMFLSALTLSVLHRKDLQGIVLPAIYEIHPHLFFDGDVFQDATNKRALDPNYGFYANKRNNLALANYTAWFATQFYGEGSLSYFTEDVGLNSYYYYFMMDYAPFLGGDKLGLKNDRRGELYLYMYQQLLARYYLERSSNGLGPIQELTWEAPISTGYYSMLRYWNGVPFRSREANFLWRPYDPIKLNGLKAYEERVRQAIDLGYVVTRDGQRISLRQPEAIDIVGNLVSGSVDSVNVDYYKMIETSARMILAQGDYYGSPSEVWPGVLMHYETSMRDPVFYQFYQRLLGFYSDFKSYLPPYTVDELQFKGVEIKGVSVEKLFTYFEPFDVDISNGLGFNYGGEHSTWNFSVYARKQRLNHKPFSYVLNISSQYAGKGVVRMYMGPKMHSLSQLQYMKKLFVEMDQYMVDLVVGDNQIKRNTRDFYYDIRDRTTYSELYMRIMKAYKGEEPFVLDMSEVHCGWPDRLLLPKGQPNGYPLSFFFIITPYYPPKVPQFSTFDTTYTCGTGSGSKYIDALPFGFPFDREINFSNFATKNMHFTDVLVYHVDGNQTNESH from the exons ATGCAGCGGGCGGGTTACTGGTTGGTGGTTCTTGGAACCGTGCTGTCGTTCTGCCACGGTACCTATGTACCGATAACGCAAGCCAAGGTGGACGGATTGCCGGTCAAATATG CTGATAAAGAGTTTCTAGTGAAGCAAAAGTTCTTCTTCGAGATTTTGCGCCATCTGCATCAACCGATCGCGTTCGAAGAGTATCTTCCGTACACGTCACGGTGGGTTACGGATCCGAGCAAGTATACG AATTATACCGAAGTGGCTGAGTTTATACAGACGTACGAGCAGGGCGTGCTGAAAAAGGGACAAATCTTCACCATTTACAACTACTGGTACGCTAAGGAGACAGTGCAGCTGTACCGATTTTTCGAGAATGCGATCGACTGGGATACGTACTACAAGAATGTGGTCTGGGCGCGTGCCAACCTCAACGAGGGTATGTTCCTTAGTGCACTGACCCTTTCCGTGCTGCACCGCAAAGACCTGCAGGGTATCGTACTGCCAGCCATTTACGAAATTCATCCGCACCTGTTCTTCGACGGCGATGTGTTCCAAGACGCTACGAATAAGCGCGCACTTGACCCGAACTACGGGTTCTACGCGAACAAGCGCAACAATCTAGCACTGGCGAACTACACCGCATGGTTTGCAACGCAGTTTTATGGCGAAGGATCGCTGTCCTACTTTACGGAGGATGTGGGTTTGAActcctactactactacttcatGATGGACTACGCGCCATTCCTGGGTGGTGATAAGCTCGGCTTAAAGAATGATCGCCGAGGCGAGCTGTATCTGTACATGTATCAGCAGCTGCTCGCACGGTACTATCTTGAGCGTAGCTCGAATGGTTTGGGACCGATTCAGGAGCTAACCTGGGAGGCACCGATCAGCACCGGGTACTACTCTATGCTACGCTACTGGAACGGTGTTCCATTCCGTTCGCGTGAAGCCAACTTCCTGTGGCGCCCGTACGATCCGATCAAGCTGAATGGACTGAAGGCGTATGAGGAGCGCGTGCGGCAAGCGATCGATCTTGGGTATGTGGTAACGCGCGACGGACAGCGGATCAGCTTACGCCAACCGGAAGCGATCGATATTGTGGGCAATCTTGTGAGCGGCAGCGTTGATAGTGTGAATGTGGACTACTACAAGATGATCGAGACGTCGGCACGTATGATACTGGCCCAGGGAGACTACTACGGGTCGCCGAGCGAGGTTTGGCCCGGTGTACTGATGCACTACGAAACGTCGATGCGTGATCCCGTGTTCTATCAGTTCTATCAGCGACTGTTGGGCTTTTACTCGGACTTTAAAAGCTATCTACCACCGTACACCGTCGATGAGCTCCAGTTCAAGGGTGTTGAGATAAAGGGCGTTTCGGTGGAGAAACTGTTCACCTACTTTGAACCGTTCGATGTGGATATTAGCAATGGGCTTGGATTCAACTACGGTGGTGAGCATTCGACGTGGAACTTTAGCGTGTACGCGAGAAAGCAACGCTTGAACCATAAACCGTTCAGCTACGTGCTGAACATTAGCTCCCAGTACGCAGGAAAGGGTGTGGTGCGGATGTACATGGGACCGAAGATGCACTCCCTTAGCCAGCTCCAGTACATGAAGAAGTTGTTCGTTGAAATGGACCAGTATATGGTGGATCTGGTGGTGGGTGATAATCAGATCAAGCGAAATACGCGCGACTTCTACTACGACATTCGGGACCGGACGACGTACTCCGAGCTGTACATGCGCATCATGAAAGCGTACAAGGGCGAGGAACCGTTCGTGCTCGACATGTCAGAGGTACACTGCGGTTGGCCcgatcggctgctgctgcccaaggGTCAACCGAATGGGTATCCGTTgagcttcttcttcatcatcacacCTTACTACCCGCCCAAGGTACCACAGTTTTCGACCTTTGATACAACGTACACGTGCGGCACCGGGTCGGGCTCGAAGTACATTGATGCACTACCATTCGGGTTTCCGTTTGATCGTGAGATCAACTTTAGCAATTTTGCTACCAAAAATATGCACTTTACTGATGTGCTGGTGTATCACGTCGATGGAAATCAAACGAACGAATCAcattga
- the LOC1269055 gene encoding trypsin 3A1, producing the protein MQSVMVIVGTVFLALCFTNVLASDRLVVNKTVERNGKSNKITQQSKAGFLRIVNGKNANIASYPYIVRLRVNSAGVCGASIITYTHVFTAAHCLYKNQNPASITLYGGSTSQTSGGVVFFASKVIIHPYYNPETHNYDAGIVQIKNSFQGYKNIAPIALQDAEVPSDTTCYAAGWGYNNYDRKTSPDNLQYATLQVISPQQCSAAWSSYATPQFICAQQNNNGDVCNGDSGGPFVCNDKLTGATSYGGVACRGKLPSAFTKVFAPAIREFIRNIAGI; encoded by the exons atgcaatcAGTGATGGTGATCGTCGGTACTGTGTTTTTGGCATTGTGCTTTACGAATGTGCTTGCTAGTGACCGTCTCGTGGTGAACAAAACTGtagaaagaaatggaaaatcaaacaaaattacaCAGCAGTCCAAGGCTGGTTTTTTGCGCATTGTTAATGGAAAGAATGCAAATATAGCATCGTACCCCTACATAGTGCGTTTGCGTGTGAATAGCGCGGGTGTTTGTGGTGCTAGTATTATAACATACACGCATGTTTTTACTGCTGCTCACTGTCTGTACAAGAATCAGAACCCTGCTTCG ATCACGTTGTACGGAGGCAGTACGTCGCAGACTAGTGGTGGTGTCGTGTTTTTCGCTAGCAAAGTCATAATCCATCCGTACTACAACCCAGAAACACATAATTACGACGCGGGGATagtacaaataaaaaattcCTTCCAAGGATACAAAAATATTGCTCCAATTGCTCTCCAAGATGCGGAAGTTCCTAGTGATACTACATGCTACGCGGCAGGATGGGGTTATAACAACTATGACCGAAAAACCTCTCCAGACAATCTGCAATATGCCACTCTGCAAGTAATATCACCACAACAATGCTCAGCAGCATGGAGTAGCTATGCTACACCACA ATTTATTTGTGcccagcaaaacaataatggTGATGTATGCAACGGTGATAGTGGAGGACCATTCGTTTGTAACGACAAGCTAACGGGTGCCACCTCGTATGGTGGTGTAGCTTGCCGTGGCAAGTTACCTTCTGCGTTTACGAAAGTTTTTGCTCCAGCCATTCGTGAATTCATTCGTAACATTGCGGGAATTTAA
- the LOC133393746 gene encoding trypsin 3A1-like: MQEKQVTLCKSWSTFCASNRREEVHHTCHSIKMQSVIAIVGTVFLALYFTNVLASDRNVENKTIEGNGKLLLSSSQLEAHSGRIINGKNGNIATFPYIVRMRVNNVGICGASIITYTHVFTAAHCLYDNQDPASITLYGGSASQTSGGIVFFACKVIIHPQYDPETQDYDAGIVQIKKSFHGYKNIAPIALQNAEVPSNTSCYVIGWGLTNYDVKITPDIMQYAILKVISPLQCSVAWSSYATPQFICAKHTVNEDVCNGDSGGPFVCNGKLTGATSYSGQGCRSKMPSAFVKVTAPAIREFIRTNVGI, from the exons ATGCAAGAAAAACAGGTTACGCTTTGCAAAAGCTGGTCAACCTTTTGTGCTTCGAATAGGAGAGAAGAGGTTCACCATACCTGTCACAGTATAAAGATGCAGTCAGTGATAGCGATCGTTGGTACTGTGTTTTTGGCATTGTACTTTACGAATGTGCTTGCAAGTGACCGTAATGTGGAGAATAAAACTAtagaaggaaatggaaaattgctTTTAAGTTCAAGCCAGTTGGAGGCTCATTCGGGACGCATTATTaatggaaaaaatggcaaTATCGCAACATTTCCCTACATAGTGCGTATGCGTGTGAATAACGTTGGTATTTGTGGTGCTAGTATTATAACGTACACTCATGTATTCACCGCTGCTCACTGTCTGTACGACAATCAGGATCCTGCCTCG ATCACGTTGTACGGAGGCAGTGCATCGCAGACCAGTGGTGGTATCGTGTTTTTCGCTTGCAAAGTCATAATCCATCCACAATACGACCCCGAGACGCAGGATTACGATGCGGGGATAGTTCAAATAAAGAAGTCTTTTCATGGATACAAAAACATTGCTCCAATTGCTCTTCAAAATGCAGAAGTTCCAAGCAATACTTCCTGCTACGTGATTGGTTGGGGGTTGACTAATTATGATGTAAAAATTACTCCAGACATTATGCAGTACGCAATTCTGAAAGTAATTTCCCCGCTGCAATGTTCAGTCGCATGGTCAAGTTATGCTACTCCGCA ATTTATTTGTGCTAAACATACCGTTAACGAAGATGTATGCAACGGTGATAGTGGAGGTCCATTTGTCTGTAACGGCAAACTAACAGGTGCCACCTCCTATAGTGGTCAAGGCTGCCGCAGCAAAATGCCATCAGCGTTTGTTAAAGTTACCGCTCCAGCCATTCGTGAATTCATTCGTACCAATGTTGGTATTTAA
- the LOC1272469 gene encoding trypsin delta, with the protein MKSVSLVIGAVFLALCLTNVFASDVEGKDRKENRKVTATSHQSKGIKSFYSGRIVNGKNGDIASFPYIVHLRVNNFGACGASIITLKHVFTAAHCLYKNQNATKITLYGGSTTQTRGGVMFQASKIVIHPYYNPETHDYDAAIVEIKTSFQGYDNIAPIALQDTEVPSDTTCYAAGWGLNNYDRRTTPDNLQYATLQVITQQQCSAAWGSYATPQVICAQQNNNGDVCKGDSGGPFVCNGKLTGATSYGGIGCRGRLPSAFAKVTAPAIREFIRNTAGI; encoded by the exons ATGAAGTCAGTGTCACTGGTAATAGGTGCTGTGTTTTTGGCGTTGTGCCTTACCAACGTGTTTGCCAGCGACGTGGAGGGTAAAGACAGGAAAGAGAATAGAAAAGTGACCGCAACTTCACATCAGTCCAAGGGCATCAAATCATTCTATTCAGGACGCATTGTTAATGGGAAGAACGGCGATATTGCATCGTTCCCCTACATAGTACACCTGCGAGTGAATAACTTTGGTGCTTGTGGTGCAAGTATTATAACGCTCAAGCACGTCTTTACTGCTGCTCATTGCCTGTATAAGAATCAGAATGCTACCAAG ATCACACTATACGGAGGCAGTACAACACAGACCAGAGGTGGGGTCATGTTTCAGGCCAGCAAAATCGTTATCCATCCATACTACAACCCAGAAACACATGATTATGATGCGGCAATAGTGGAAATAAAAACTTCCTTCCAAGGATACGACAATATTGCTCCGATTGCTCTCCAAGATACAGAAGTTCCTAGTGATACTACATGCTACGCGGCAGGCTGGGGGTTGAATAACTATGACAGAAGAACCACTCCTGACAATCTGCAATATGCCACTCTGCAAGTAATTACACAGCAGCAATGCTCAGCAGCATGGGGTAGTTATGCCACACCACA AGTTATTTGTGcccagcaaaacaataacGGTGATGTATGCAAAGGCGATAGTGGAGGACCATTCGTTTGTAACGGCAAGCTAACGGGTGCAACCTCTTACGGTGGTATAGGTTGCCGGGGCAGATTGCCGTCTGCATTTGCTAAAGTTACTGCTCCAGCCATTCGCGAATTTATTCGTAACACAGCAGGAATTTAA